Proteins encoded in a region of the Pseudomonas viciae genome:
- a CDS encoding methyl-accepting chemotaxis protein yields the protein MLGSLRGLVGRIDRGVGSLNGMAGSLAEVTQSNSRGVEHQRQETELAATAMQQMAATAQEVARNAGEARAAVAHADEQAREGDELVRQAGGKIDHLAVEMSGCAQAMRSLLVESAAIGGVLDVIKAVAEQTNLLALNAAIEAARAGEHGRGFAVVADEVRGLARRTQRSTTEIEGLIVRLSSVAQQAAERLQGSHVLSDETVVLAAQASQALARITRAVSSIEQMNQQIAAAAEQQSVVAEQVSQSMTRVREVTEGSARESQQLQVSTADLQQVSGELKAAVGHFRT from the coding sequence GCCGAAGTGACCCAGAGCAACAGCCGTGGTGTCGAGCACCAACGCCAGGAAACCGAACTGGCCGCCACCGCCATGCAACAGATGGCCGCCACGGCGCAGGAGGTTGCCCGCAACGCGGGTGAGGCCCGCGCAGCGGTGGCGCATGCCGACGAACAGGCGCGTGAGGGTGATGAACTGGTGCGCCAGGCGGGGGGCAAGATCGACCATCTGGCGGTGGAGATGAGTGGTTGTGCGCAAGCCATGCGCTCGTTGCTGGTGGAGAGCGCAGCGATCGGTGGCGTGCTCGATGTCATCAAGGCGGTGGCCGAGCAGACCAACCTGCTGGCGCTCAACGCCGCCATCGAGGCGGCGCGGGCTGGCGAGCATGGTCGCGGTTTCGCCGTGGTCGCCGACGAGGTGCGCGGCCTGGCACGGCGTACACAGCGTTCGACCACGGAAATCGAAGGGTTGATCGTTCGTCTGAGCAGCGTTGCCCAACAAGCCGCCGAGCGCTTGCAAGGCAGCCATGTGTTGAGCGATGAAACGGTGGTGCTTGCCGCACAAGCCTCCCAGGCACTGGCGCGGATCACCCGGGCGGTGTCCAGCATCGAGCAGATGAACCAGCAGATTGCCGCAGCCGCCGAGCAGCAGAGTGTGGTGGCCGAGCAAGTCAGCCAGAGTATGACGCGGGTGCGCGAAGTGACCGAGGGCAGCGCCAGGGAAAGCCAGCAACTGCAAGTCTCAACGGCCGACCTGCAACAGGTTAGCGGTGAACTCAAGGCGGCCGTCGGGCATTTCCGCACCTGA